A single window of Nicotiana tomentosiformis chromosome 1, ASM39032v3, whole genome shotgun sequence DNA harbors:
- the LOC104107380 gene encoding chromatin remodeling protein SHL-like isoform X1, with protein sequence MAKTRANRRTLDSYTVKSINKTVRAGDCVLMRPLESSKPSYVARVEKIESDSRGSNVRVRVRWYYRPEESIGGRRQFHGSKELFLSDHYDKQSADTIEGKCTVHTFKSYTKLDAVGNEDFFCRFEYNSSTGAFNPDRVAVYCKCEMPYNPDDLMVQCEGCSDWFHPTCIDMTPEEAKRLDHFFCQNCSSEDQKKLQNSHATSRLSDTKVESKRRRR encoded by the exons ATGGCTAAAACTCGCGCCAATCGTCGAACCCTAGATTCTTACACGGTTAAATCCATCAACAAAACCGTCCGAG CCGGAGACTGCGTGTTGATGCGACCGTTGGAGTCGTCAAAGCCGTCGTACGTTGCTCGAGTTGAGAAGATTGAGTCcgacagcagaggtagcaacgtCAGGGTTCGCGTCCGGTGGTACTACCGGCCGGAGGAGTCGATCGGCGGTCGACGTCAATTTCACGGCTCAAAGGAACTGTTCCTGTCCGATCACTACGATAAACAAAGCGCCGACACAATTGAAGGCAAGTGTACGGTCCACACATTCAAGAGCTACACAAAACTCGACGCCGTTGGCAACGAAGATTTCTTTTGCCGATTCGAGTACAATTCTTCTACTGGAGCGTTTAATCCCGACAGAGTTGCCGT GTATTGTAAATGTGAGATGCCTTACAATCCGGATGACCTCATGGTTCAATGCGAGGGCTGCAGTGACTG GTTCCACCCTACTTGCATAGACATGACGCCTGAGGAAGCCAAGAGACTTGACCACTTCTTTTGCCAAAATTGTTCCTCTGAAGATCAGAAGAAATTGCAAAATTCTCATGCTACTTCAAGACTTTCAGATACAAAG GTTGAGTCCAAACGCCGACGGAGGTGA
- the LOC104107380 gene encoding chromatin remodeling protein EBS-like isoform X2: MAKTRANRRTLDSYTVKSINKTVRAGDCVLMRPLESSKPSYVARVEKIESDSRGSNVRVRVRWYYRPEESIGGRRQFHGSKELFLSDHYDKQSADTIEGKCTVHTFKSYTKLDAVGNEDFFCRFEYNSSTGAFNPDRVAVYCKCEMPYNPDDLMVQCEGCSDWFHPTCIDMTPEEAKRLDHFFCQNCSSEDQKKLQNSHATSRLSDTKNLT; encoded by the exons ATGGCTAAAACTCGCGCCAATCGTCGAACCCTAGATTCTTACACGGTTAAATCCATCAACAAAACCGTCCGAG CCGGAGACTGCGTGTTGATGCGACCGTTGGAGTCGTCAAAGCCGTCGTACGTTGCTCGAGTTGAGAAGATTGAGTCcgacagcagaggtagcaacgtCAGGGTTCGCGTCCGGTGGTACTACCGGCCGGAGGAGTCGATCGGCGGTCGACGTCAATTTCACGGCTCAAAGGAACTGTTCCTGTCCGATCACTACGATAAACAAAGCGCCGACACAATTGAAGGCAAGTGTACGGTCCACACATTCAAGAGCTACACAAAACTCGACGCCGTTGGCAACGAAGATTTCTTTTGCCGATTCGAGTACAATTCTTCTACTGGAGCGTTTAATCCCGACAGAGTTGCCGT GTATTGTAAATGTGAGATGCCTTACAATCCGGATGACCTCATGGTTCAATGCGAGGGCTGCAGTGACTG GTTCCACCCTACTTGCATAGACATGACGCCTGAGGAAGCCAAGAGACTTGACCACTTCTTTTGCCAAAATTGTTCCTCTGAAGATCAGAAGAAATTGCAAAATTCTCATGCTACTTCAAGACTTTCAGATACAAAG AATTTGACCTGA
- the LOC104107381 gene encoding beta-galactosidase 3-like — protein MSAKWFLLCSLLLIFVTEFGYCSVTYDKKSLIINGQRKILFSGSIHYPRSTPDMWEGIIQKAKDGGLDVIETYVFWNLHEPSPGNYNFEGRNDLVRFIKLVQKAGLYMHLRIGPYICGEWNFGGFPVWLKYVPGISFRTDNEPFKREMQRFTQKIVQMMKNEKLFQTQGGPIILSQIENEYGLEIKKYGAPGHAYMTWAAKMAVEMGTGVPWIMCKEDDAPDPVINTCNGFYCDYFSPNKPNKPTIWTEAWSGWFDDFGGPVHHRPVEDLAFAVARFVQKGGSLVNYYMYHGGTNFGRTAGGPFITTSYDYDAPIDEYGLIRQPKYDHLKELHNAIKLCEPALISADPTITALGNYEQAHVFSSGSGHCAAFLANFHLTSPARVTFRHKHYDLPPWSISILPDCKNVVYNTARVGVKTSNAQMLPTDVQLRTWETFSEDVSTIDADSKLTVVGLLEQLNVTRDRSDYLWYTTSAEISSAESFLHQGQHLTLTVQSAGHALHVFINGQLSGSVYGNRENRRVTFRGGVNLHAGINRISLLSVAVGLPNNGARYETWSTGVLGPVVLHGLDKGPRDLSWQKWSYQVGLRGEAMNLGSPNAISAADWVGGSLIARQQQPLTWYKVYFNAPRGSDPLALDMGSMGKGQVWINGQSIGRYWTAYATGNCSPCTYIGTYRQGKCQSGCGQPTQRWYHVPRSWLKPTGNLLVVFEEIGGDASKISLVKRSITYV, from the exons ATGAGTGCCAAATGGTTCTTGTTATGTTCCTTACTGTTGATTTTTGTTACTGAGTTTGGTTATTGCAGCGTGACTTATGACAAGAAGTCTCTCATTATCAATGGCCAAAGAAAAATTCTTTTTTCTGGTTCCATTCATTACCCCAGAAGTACCCCTGAT ATGTGGGAGGGGATTATACAGAAGGCAAAAGATGGAGGATTGGATGTTATAGAAACCTATGTGTTTTGGAATCTTCATGAACCTTCACCTGGCAAT TACAACTTTGAAGGACGTAATGATTTAGTTCGATTCATAAAGCTGGTTCAGAAGGCAGGGCTCTATATGCATCTTCGAATTGGGCCTTATATTTGTGGAGAGTGGAATTTTGG TGGTTTTCCTGTATGGTTGAAGTACGTTCCTGGTATCAGCTTCAGAACTGATAATGAACCTTTCaag AGGGAAATGCAAAGATTCACACAGAAAATTGTCCAAATGATGAAGAATGAGAAGCTATTTCAGACCCAAGGTGGTCCTATCATTCTCTCACAG ATTGAGAACGAGTATGGGttagaaataaaaaaatatggCGCTCCTGGTCATGCGTACATGACTTGGGCGGCTAAAATGGCTGTTGAAATGGGTACTGGGGTTCCGTGGATTATGTGCAAAGAGGATGATGCCCCTGATCCAGTG ATAAACACCTGCAATGGTTTTTATTGTGATTACTTTTCCCCTAACAAACCTAACAAGCCAACGATATGGACAGAGGCATGGAGCGGCTG GTTTGATGATTTTGGCGGTCCAGTTCATCATCGACCAGTTGAAGATTTGGCCTTTGCAGTTGCACGGTTTGTTCAGAAAGGAGGCTCCTTGGTGAATTATTATATG TATCATGGGGGAACCAACTTTGGAAGAACAGCTGGAGGGCCTTTCATCACTACCAGCTACGATTATGATGCTCCTATTGATGAATATG GCTTGATTAGGCAGCCAAAGTATGACCATTTGAAGGAGCTTCATAATGCTATCAAGTTATGTGAACCAGCACTTATTTCTGCTGATCCTACCATTACTGCCTTAGGAAACTATGAACAG GCACATGTATTTTCTTCCGGCTCTGGACATTGTGCTGCTTTTCTTGCAAATTTCCATTTGACTTCACCTGCGAGGGTGACATTTAGGCACAAACATTATGATCTGCCACCTTGGTCAATAAGCATTCTTCCAGACTGTAAAAATGTTGTATATAATACTGCCAGG GTTGGAGTTAAGACATCCAATGCACAAATGCTGCCCACTGACGTACAACTGCGCACTTGGGAAACATTTAGCGAAGATGTATCCACCATTGATGCGGATTCAAAGCTCACTGTTGTTGGTCTCTTGGAGCAATTAAATGTTACCAGGGATAGGAGTGACTACCTTTGGTACACCACTAG TGCTGAGATAAGTTCAGCCGAATCATTTCTACATCAAGGACAACATCTGACTCTTACTGTGCAGTCAGCAGGCCATGCCTTACATGTGTTTATTAATGGACAACTTTCAG GTTCAGTTTATGGAAACCGAGAAAACCGAAGAGTTACCTTCAGGGGAGGTGTTAACCTGCATGCTGGAATAAACAGAATTTCCCTACTCAGTGTAGCTGTTGGATTGCCA AACAACGGAGCACGTTATGAGACGTGGAGCACGGGAGTCCTTGGACCAGTCGTTCTTCACGGGCTAGACAAGGGACCAAGGGACTTATCGTGGCAGAAATGGTCATACCAG GTGGGGTTGAGAGGTGAGGCGATGAACTTGGGTTCTCCAAATGCAATTTCTGCCGCTGATTGGGTGGGCGGCTCTTTGATAGCAAGGCAGCAACAACCTCTTACATGGTACAAG GTATACTTCAATGCACCAAGAGGAAGTGATCCATTAGCGCTGGACATGGGTAGCATGGGAAAGGGTCAAGTATGGATTAATGGGCAGAGCATCGGACGATACTGGACTGCTTACGCCACTGGTAACTGCAGCCCTTGCACTTATATAGGGACATATCGACAAGGAAAGTGCCAATCCGGTTGTGGCCAGCCAACTCAAAGATG GTACCACGTTCCTCGATCTTGGTTGAAACCAACTGGAAACTTGCTGGTAGTTTTTGAGGAGATAGGTGGGGATGCATCAAAGATCTCTCTTGTCAAAAGGTCAATTACATATGTATAG